Proteins encoded within one genomic window of Halopiger aswanensis:
- a CDS encoding OsmC family protein: protein MSESENVLPVEVEADRETPTKSTVTARGFELVIDEPEDMGGQDDGPNPLEYLLAGQAGCLNVTASQVAKDMDLALEDLEIEISGEFDVATFQTERPDDHTGVRNIEVRMDIEADADRETLEEFGERVEKRCPVSNNIAEATDIGLSVERS, encoded by the coding sequence ATGAGCGAATCCGAAAACGTCCTTCCCGTCGAGGTCGAGGCGGATCGCGAGACACCAACGAAATCGACGGTCACGGCACGAGGCTTCGAACTGGTGATCGACGAACCCGAAGACATGGGCGGCCAGGACGACGGGCCGAACCCCCTCGAGTACCTGCTGGCCGGGCAGGCCGGCTGTCTCAACGTCACGGCCTCGCAGGTCGCGAAGGATATGGACCTCGCGCTCGAGGATCTCGAAATCGAGATTTCGGGCGAGTTCGACGTCGCAACGTTCCAGACCGAACGACCGGACGACCACACCGGCGTCCGGAACATCGAGGTCCGGATGGATATCGAGGCCGACGCGGACCGGGAGACGCTCGAGGAGTTCGGCGAGCGCGTCGAGAAGCGGTGTCCTGTCTCCAACAACATCGCAGAGGCGACGGATATCGGGCTCTCCGTCGAGCGATCGTAG
- a CDS encoding DUF6789 family protein, with amino-acid sequence MSERDETGSDATAEQAQAVSGAPLDRDDLGAELDITLRVVLSAFVGGALGLVAMVPILFVPPAFFNLFEAGALVDVAELGRVLGLEPNLLLGLLVFAAGGAVALPLLFVVAGAFLPPREPRFARAITFATIMWTGFIIAFWPGEYAGVLFLGLSLAAHWVYGYVLGQVMERLAYVPQHSV; translated from the coding sequence ATGAGCGAGCGCGACGAGACGGGATCGGACGCGACCGCGGAGCAAGCGCAGGCGGTCTCGGGGGCGCCGCTGGACCGGGACGACCTCGGCGCCGAACTCGACATCACCCTGCGGGTCGTCCTTTCGGCGTTCGTCGGCGGCGCCCTCGGCCTGGTCGCGATGGTACCGATTCTCTTCGTGCCGCCGGCGTTTTTCAACCTCTTCGAGGCGGGCGCGCTCGTCGACGTCGCGGAACTCGGGCGGGTGCTCGGCCTCGAGCCGAACCTCCTGCTGGGCCTCCTGGTGTTCGCCGCCGGCGGGGCGGTTGCCCTACCGCTGCTGTTCGTCGTGGCCGGTGCCTTCCTGCCGCCGCGAGAGCCCCGCTTCGCGCGCGCGATCACCTTCGCGACGATCATGTGGACGGGCTTTATCATCGCCTTCTGGCCGGGCGAGTACGCCGGCGTGCTCTTCCTGGGGCTGTCGCTGGCGGCCCACTGGGTCTACGGCTACGTCCTCGGGCAGGTGATGGAGCGGCTCGCGTACGTGCCTCAACACTCGGTGTGA
- a CDS encoding DUF6684 family protein has translation MLDWLSRDTAVDASINVVPLVILAYFAVLFEAASPWSFDPLPVVLTHTLTLFPLVLLLIATYVVARVIERDADKS, from the coding sequence ATGCTCGACTGGCTCTCTCGAGACACGGCGGTCGACGCCTCGATCAACGTGGTGCCGCTGGTGATCCTCGCGTACTTCGCCGTGCTCTTCGAAGCCGCCTCGCCGTGGTCGTTCGATCCGCTCCCCGTCGTCCTCACGCACACGCTGACGCTGTTCCCGCTGGTCCTCCTGTTGATCGCGACGTACGTCGTCGCGCGGGTGATCGAGCGGGACGCCGACAAATCCTGA
- a CDS encoding glycoside hydrolase family 15 protein gives MPSDAYPPIEHYGVVGNLETCALVGPDGSIDWFPFPHLESPSIFAAILDADRGGRFRIAPTDSVETQRRYVDATNVLETTFRTDGGDVTLTDFLPPADRIDHPKKVLYRKLACADGGVDLAIEFEPRFEYGRAATTIDRVDDGILADGEDERTLLEFPADAALEIRDGGGAEPSRVTGTLSLEAGDEAWFLLRCTGAEDANTDPDAALDETVQFWTDWAHDCGPEGDCAFAGPWHDAVVRSELVLKLLTHAESGGIAAAPTTSLPEDIGGVRNWDYRFNWLRDAGFTVQALMNLGTAAEANDYFDWFMDLCQVDEPASIQPLYGLHGDSDLEERELEHFEGYRGSSPVRIGNGAADQRQHDTYGELLLAVDEMRRHGRELDADEWDRIRAIVEYVREIWTDPDAGIWEVRGGDRHFVFSKAMCWAALDRGIAIATDGDHDAPAEAWQATRERIRADVLENGYDEDVGAFVQSYGSTALDATGLLLPIVGFLPFEDDRVQGTIEAIDDRLVDDEIFVQRYDGDDGLPGEEGAFVLCSCWLIDALALSGRLEEARTRFETLLSYLNPLGLIAEELDPESGAHLGNFPQAFSHVGIVNSALYLGYARGLETPGPAPMGIRLGEPIPGDD, from the coding sequence ATGCCATCTGACGCGTACCCGCCGATCGAACACTACGGCGTCGTCGGCAACCTCGAGACGTGCGCGCTCGTCGGGCCCGACGGCTCGATCGACTGGTTCCCGTTTCCGCACCTCGAGTCGCCGAGCATCTTCGCGGCGATCCTCGACGCCGACCGCGGCGGCCGGTTCCGGATCGCGCCGACCGATTCCGTCGAGACGCAGCGGCGGTACGTCGACGCGACGAACGTCCTCGAGACGACCTTCCGAACCGACGGCGGCGACGTGACGCTGACGGACTTCCTGCCGCCGGCCGACCGGATCGACCACCCGAAGAAGGTCCTCTACCGCAAGCTCGCCTGCGCCGACGGCGGCGTCGACCTCGCGATCGAGTTCGAACCGCGGTTCGAGTACGGCCGCGCGGCCACGACGATCGACCGGGTCGACGACGGGATTCTCGCCGACGGCGAGGACGAGCGGACGCTGCTCGAGTTCCCCGCAGACGCCGCCCTCGAGATTCGAGACGGCGGGGGAGCGGAACCGAGCCGAGTAACCGGGACTCTGTCGCTCGAGGCCGGCGACGAGGCCTGGTTCCTGCTGCGGTGTACGGGCGCCGAAGACGCGAACACGGATCCGGACGCCGCGCTCGACGAGACGGTGCAGTTCTGGACCGACTGGGCCCACGACTGCGGTCCCGAGGGCGACTGCGCCTTCGCGGGGCCGTGGCACGACGCGGTCGTCCGGTCCGAACTCGTCCTCAAACTGCTGACCCACGCCGAGTCGGGCGGGATCGCGGCCGCACCGACCACTTCGCTGCCCGAGGATATCGGCGGCGTGCGCAACTGGGACTACCGGTTCAACTGGCTTCGGGACGCCGGCTTTACCGTTCAGGCGCTGATGAACCTCGGCACCGCCGCGGAAGCAAACGATTACTTCGACTGGTTCATGGACCTCTGTCAGGTCGACGAGCCCGCGTCGATCCAGCCGCTGTACGGACTCCACGGCGACTCGGATCTCGAGGAGCGGGAGTTAGAGCACTTCGAGGGATATCGCGGTTCCAGCCCGGTCCGGATCGGAAACGGCGCCGCCGACCAGCGCCAGCACGACACGTACGGGGAACTCCTGCTGGCCGTCGACGAGATGCGCCGACACGGCCGAGAACTGGACGCCGACGAGTGGGACCGGATCCGCGCCATCGTCGAGTACGTCCGCGAGATCTGGACGGATCCCGACGCGGGCATCTGGGAGGTCCGCGGCGGCGACAGACACTTCGTCTTCTCGAAGGCGATGTGCTGGGCCGCCCTCGACCGCGGGATCGCGATCGCAACCGACGGCGACCACGACGCGCCGGCCGAGGCGTGGCAGGCGACCCGCGAGCGGATCAGGGCGGACGTCCTCGAGAACGGCTACGACGAGGACGTCGGCGCGTTCGTCCAGTCGTACGGCTCGACGGCGCTGGACGCGACCGGCCTCCTGCTGCCGATCGTCGGCTTCCTGCCCTTCGAGGACGACCGCGTGCAGGGGACGATCGAGGCGATCGACGACCGGCTGGTCGACGACGAGATCTTCGTCCAGCGGTACGACGGCGACGACGGCCTGCCGGGCGAGGAAGGCGCCTTCGTCCTCTGCTCGTGCTGGCTGATCGACGCGCTCGCGCTCTCCGGGCGCCTCGAAGAGGCCCGGACCCGCTTCGAGACGCTGCTGTCGTACCTGAACCCGCTCGGACTGATCGCGGAGGAGCTCGACCCCGAGAGCGGCGCCCACCTGGGGAACTTCCCGCAGGCGTTCAGCCACGTCGGGATCGTCAACAGCGCCCTGTATCTGGGCTACGCTCGAGGGCTCGAGACGCCCGGCCCGGCGCCGATGGGGATCCGGCTCGGCGAGCCGATCCCGGGCGACGACTAA
- a CDS encoding DUF7541 family protein, which yields MERERESDPASESAREPDPNRSSAWPLVAALGIVAAEAGVLFGLVVIAVAGVLAVGASFAAMLHEAGYAATPWRPLRLIGAVVAVASAAVWLAVAPAVTPTALVDAAATDGVAVRAAVVVGAAALLILAGFAGPVVSSRGRTGGRNLEH from the coding sequence ATGGAACGCGAGCGCGAGTCCGACCCGGCGTCCGAATCCGCGCGGGAGCCCGACCCGAACCGCTCGAGCGCGTGGCCCCTGGTCGCCGCGCTCGGAATCGTGGCGGCCGAGGCCGGCGTCCTGTTCGGGCTGGTGGTGATCGCCGTCGCCGGCGTCCTCGCGGTCGGCGCGAGTTTCGCCGCGATGCTCCACGAAGCCGGCTACGCGGCGACGCCGTGGCGACCGCTGCGGCTCATCGGCGCGGTCGTCGCCGTCGCCAGCGCGGCGGTCTGGCTCGCCGTCGCGCCCGCGGTCACGCCGACTGCGCTCGTCGACGCCGCGGCGACCGACGGCGTCGCCGTCCGAGCGGCCGTCGTCGTCGGCGCGGCCGCGTTGCTGATTCTCGCCGGATTCGCAGGGCCCGTCGTCTCGAGTCGCGGGCGGACGGGCGGTCGGAACCTCGAGCACTGA
- a CDS encoding alpha/beta fold hydrolase codes for MDYDTWSDRQTATTVTVDGHDLEVAYYDEGPDSGDADADADPVVLCHGIPTSSFLWRHAASELTDRHRVIAPDMVGYGNSAMHDGFDRSIRAQEAMIDGLLAELGLETVAFVGHDLGGGVGLRYAAHEPDAVSKLVLSNAVCYDSWPVESILELGLPDTVADMSVDDLQDMLRKLYRNTLYGDDPDEVFVEGMLAPWDSEAAKISLSRNAIGTNTSHTTEIDPADIEAETLLLWGAEDEFQPIEYAERLADDISDAEVVGLEEATHWVPEDRPEAYAERLAAFLAD; via the coding sequence ATGGACTACGACACCTGGTCCGATCGACAGACTGCGACGACCGTCACCGTCGACGGCCACGACCTCGAGGTCGCCTACTACGACGAGGGGCCGGATTCGGGGGACGCGGACGCAGATGCGGACCCGGTCGTGCTCTGTCACGGCATTCCGACCTCGTCGTTCCTCTGGCGCCACGCCGCGTCCGAACTGACCGACCGGCATCGGGTCATCGCGCCCGACATGGTCGGCTACGGCAACTCGGCCATGCACGACGGGTTCGACCGCTCGATCCGCGCCCAGGAGGCGATGATCGACGGCCTGCTCGCGGAACTGGGCCTCGAGACCGTCGCGTTCGTCGGCCACGACCTCGGGGGCGGCGTCGGCCTCCGGTACGCAGCCCACGAGCCCGACGCGGTGTCGAAACTGGTGCTCTCGAACGCCGTCTGCTACGACTCGTGGCCGGTCGAGTCGATCCTCGAACTCGGCTTGCCGGACACCGTCGCCGACATGAGCGTCGACGACCTGCAGGACATGCTCCGGAAACTCTACCGAAACACGCTGTACGGCGACGATCCGGACGAGGTGTTCGTCGAGGGCATGCTCGCCCCGTGGGACTCCGAGGCGGCGAAGATTTCGCTCTCGAGAAACGCGATCGGCACGAACACGAGCCACACGACCGAGATCGACCCCGCCGACATCGAGGCCGAGACGCTCCTGCTGTGGGGCGCGGAGGACGAGTTCCAGCCCATCGAGTACGCCGAGCGACTCGCGGACGACATTTCCGATGCCGAGGTCGTCGGCCTCGAGGAGGCGACCCACTGGGTCCCGGAGGATCGGCCGGAGGCGTACGCGGAACGGCTCGCGGCGTTCCTGGCGGACTGA
- a CDS encoding amphi-Trp domain-containing protein has product MTDDESANGEESAPEEAEADEEEESEGRELEYEHYHAREEVVAHLESFLEGFREGDTVSLTIGEETIELEPPEHLNFEVEYEEEDDTRELEFELEWEERTEDLEIGSS; this is encoded by the coding sequence ATGACGGACGACGAATCGGCGAACGGCGAGGAATCGGCGCCCGAAGAAGCGGAGGCAGACGAGGAAGAAGAGTCCGAGGGACGAGAACTCGAGTACGAACACTACCACGCCCGCGAGGAGGTCGTCGCCCACCTCGAGTCGTTCCTCGAGGGATTCCGCGAGGGCGATACCGTCTCCCTGACCATCGGCGAGGAGACGATCGAACTCGAACCGCCGGAACACCTGAACTTCGAAGTCGAGTACGAAGAAGAGGACGACACCCGCGAACTCGAGTTCGAACTCGAGTGGGAGGAACGGACCGAGGACCTGGAGATCGGGAGTTCGTAA
- a CDS encoding DUF6789 family protein gives MKRFPSAVAGGVSATTVMTLLLLLLEVETRSAMDIFYVIARFIGTPNDPAVGFALFVVAGVVAWPLLFLALEPYLPRGPDPAARGVVFASLLWVPFVITGRGDIGGPLLVLFSAYTLFAHWAYGFTLGAVYGRLLDRP, from the coding sequence ATGAAGCGGTTCCCGAGCGCGGTCGCCGGCGGCGTCTCGGCGACCACCGTTATGACGCTCCTACTTCTGTTGCTCGAGGTCGAGACCCGCTCGGCGATGGACATCTTCTACGTCATCGCCCGGTTCATCGGGACGCCGAACGATCCCGCCGTCGGCTTCGCCCTGTTCGTCGTCGCCGGCGTCGTCGCCTGGCCGCTCCTCTTTCTCGCGCTCGAGCCGTACCTTCCCCGCGGCCCGGATCCGGCCGCCCGCGGCGTCGTGTTCGCCTCCCTGCTGTGGGTGCCGTTCGTGATTACGGGGCGCGGGGATATCGGCGGTCCGCTGCTGGTCCTGTTCAGCGCGTACACGCTGTTCGCCCACTGGGCCTACGGGTTCACTCTCGGGGCCGTCTACGGTCGCTTGCTCGATCGTCCGTAG
- a CDS encoding DsrE family protein has product MVNAAVIILAGTESHADTGRMVNGLEAAREFAANEEDDLELIFDGAGTQWIAELEDEAHDYHGLYQSVQDEASVCDYCASAFDVDDAVEDQGIVRIDENEGHPSIRSLVSDDYEIITF; this is encoded by the coding sequence ATGGTCAACGCAGCCGTCATCATTCTCGCCGGCACCGAATCGCACGCCGACACCGGACGCATGGTCAACGGCCTCGAGGCCGCCAGGGAGTTCGCCGCGAACGAGGAGGACGACCTCGAACTCATCTTCGACGGCGCCGGCACGCAGTGGATCGCGGAACTGGAAGACGAGGCGCACGACTACCACGGCCTCTACCAGTCGGTTCAGGACGAAGCCTCCGTCTGCGACTACTGCGCCAGCGCCTTCGACGTCGACGACGCCGTCGAAGACCAGGGCATCGTCCGCATCGACGAGAACGAAGGCCACCCGAGTATCCGATCGCTCGTCAGCGACGACTACGAGATCATCACCTTCTAA
- a CDS encoding cytochrome c oxidase subunit I: MLDTIPGVALAAIGLAVLAAYYRLRSDRPAMSFADGGTASVTVGLTGTEKPAGILRWFTTVDHKDIGLLYILFGTAAALWGATDAMMIRTELLVPESAVWNVETYNAVFTTHGFTMLFFFVTPVFTGIANYVLPLLLGADDLAFPRINAIAFWLLPPSLVMVRGGLITDVIGMVVGVLPVDVTLFEALEPVAMGWTMYTPLSVEMANPQISVALLGLHLSGVATTMAAINFIVTVFTERPPELGWDKLDIFSWNILVTSALILLAFPLLGSTLIMLLLDRNFGTTFFAIEGGGPMLWQHLFWFFGHPEVYILVLPAFGLVSLILPKFCGRRLFGFRFIVYSTIAIGILSFGVWAHHMFATGMDPRLRASFMAVSLAIAIPSAIKEFNWIATMWNGRLRLDAPLICIIGAMSTFVVGGITGVFLASVPVDLVLHDTHYVVGHFHLIVVGVIPLAMIAASYYWFPLITGRMYNQRLARAQTVLLIIGTFVTFIPLLILGYMGMPRRYGIYPTEFITLNQIASLGAFLLGVSVFLWLVNMIQSARVGPVVRDADVWNLKETGQFTREWQWFEDRLEERRGKVEPEGDPGSESETTRAVDPDDDAES; this comes from the coding sequence ATGCTGGATACGATACCGGGAGTCGCGCTCGCCGCGATCGGATTGGCCGTGCTCGCAGCCTACTATCGCCTCCGGAGCGACCGTCCGGCGATGTCGTTCGCGGACGGCGGCACCGCCTCCGTGACGGTCGGCCTGACGGGCACGGAGAAACCGGCCGGCATCCTGCGGTGGTTCACGACCGTCGACCACAAGGACATCGGGCTGCTGTACATCCTGTTCGGGACCGCCGCCGCGCTGTGGGGCGCGACCGACGCGATGATGATCCGCACCGAACTGCTGGTCCCCGAGAGCGCCGTCTGGAACGTCGAAACCTACAACGCCGTGTTCACGACCCACGGGTTCACGATGCTGTTTTTCTTCGTGACGCCGGTGTTCACCGGTATCGCGAACTACGTGTTGCCGCTGTTACTCGGCGCCGACGACCTCGCCTTCCCCCGGATCAACGCGATCGCGTTCTGGCTCCTCCCGCCCTCGCTCGTAATGGTCCGGGGCGGCCTGATCACGGACGTTATCGGCATGGTCGTCGGCGTGCTCCCGGTCGACGTGACCCTCTTCGAGGCGCTCGAGCCGGTCGCGATGGGCTGGACCATGTACACGCCGCTGTCGGTCGAGATGGCGAACCCGCAGATCAGCGTCGCCCTCCTCGGGCTTCACCTGAGCGGGGTCGCGACGACGATGGCGGCGATCAATTTCATCGTCACCGTCTTCACGGAGCGGCCGCCCGAACTGGGCTGGGACAAACTGGACATCTTCTCGTGGAACATCCTCGTCACGAGCGCGCTGATCCTGCTCGCCTTCCCGCTGCTCGGCAGTACGCTGATCATGCTGCTGCTCGATCGGAACTTCGGGACGACGTTCTTCGCGATCGAGGGCGGCGGGCCGATGCTCTGGCAGCACCTGTTCTGGTTCTTCGGCCACCCCGAGGTCTACATCCTCGTGCTGCCGGCGTTCGGGCTCGTAAGCCTCATCCTGCCGAAGTTCTGCGGCCGGCGGCTGTTCGGCTTCCGCTTTATCGTCTACTCGACGATCGCGATCGGTATCCTTTCGTTCGGCGTCTGGGCCCACCACATGTTCGCGACCGGGATGGATCCCCGGCTGCGCGCGAGTTTCATGGCCGTCTCGCTGGCGATCGCGATTCCCAGCGCCATCAAGGAGTTCAACTGGATCGCGACGATGTGGAACGGCCGGCTCCGGCTCGACGCGCCGCTGATCTGCATCATCGGCGCCATGAGCACCTTCGTCGTCGGCGGCATCACGGGCGTCTTCCTCGCCTCGGTGCCGGTCGATCTGGTGCTCCACGACACCCACTACGTCGTCGGTCACTTCCACCTCATCGTCGTCGGCGTCATCCCCCTCGCGATGATCGCGGCGAGCTACTACTGGTTCCCGCTGATCACCGGCCGGATGTACAACCAGCGGCTCGCACGGGCACAGACCGTCCTGCTGATCATCGGGACCTTCGTCACGTTCATTCCGCTGTTGATCCTCGGCTACATGGGGATGCCCCGCCGCTACGGGATCTATCCCACCGAGTTCATTACGCTCAACCAGATCGCCTCGCTGGGCGCGTTCCTGCTCGGCGTGAGCGTCTTCCTCTGGCTCGTGAACATGATCCAGTCCGCTCGCGTCGGCCCGGTCGTCCGCGACGCCGACGTCTGGAACCTGAAAGAGACCGGCCAGTTCACCCGCGAGTGGCAGTGGTTCGAGGACCGACTCGAGGAACGTCGCGGAAAGGTAGAACCGGAGGGCGACCCGGGTTCGGAGTCGGAAACGACTCGAGCGGTCGACCCGGATGACGACGCCGAGTCGTGA
- the coxB gene encoding cytochrome c oxidase subunit II: MRGARRTAVIVAFLAALAIGAVPSVAVAASVTEQVISRLNRQLLYLAVPIAVLVEAILAYTVWRFRDNDEPEPTKENRQLEITWTIATALVLLFVGTASFYVLAQPTVSTVLDDPQRNAEPGNAPEDAVEAHIVTEQWNYTFEYPEENVTTSESLVLPENRTAYLYITSEDVIHSVHVPELGLKQDALPGQYNLLRTEPTEKGEYRLYCAELCGRGHPEMLSTVQVVSEDEYERWLENPESALNESEANESSANGSATDGGP; the protein is encoded by the coding sequence ATGAGGGGCGCACGTCGCACCGCCGTCATCGTCGCGTTCCTAGCCGCGCTGGCGATCGGTGCAGTGCCGAGCGTCGCCGTCGCCGCGTCGGTGACGGAGCAAGTCATCAGCCGCCTCAACCGGCAGTTGCTCTACCTCGCCGTCCCGATCGCGGTCCTCGTCGAGGCGATCCTCGCGTACACGGTCTGGCGGTTCCGCGACAACGACGAACCGGAGCCGACCAAGGAGAACCGCCAACTCGAGATCACGTGGACGATCGCGACGGCGCTCGTGTTGCTGTTCGTCGGCACGGCCTCGTTTTACGTGCTGGCCCAGCCGACGGTGTCGACGGTGCTCGACGATCCGCAGCGGAACGCCGAACCCGGCAACGCTCCCGAAGACGCGGTCGAAGCCCACATCGTCACGGAGCAGTGGAACTACACGTTCGAGTACCCGGAGGAGAACGTGACGACCTCGGAGTCGCTGGTTCTCCCCGAAAATCGGACGGCCTACCTCTATATCACCTCCGAGGACGTGATCCACTCCGTTCACGTCCCCGAACTCGGCTTGAAACAGGACGCGCTGCCCGGCCAGTACAACCTCCTGCGGACCGAACCGACCGAGAAGGGCGAGTACCGCCTCTACTGTGCGGAGCTGTGCGGTCGCGGCCACCCCGAGATGCTCTCGACGGTACAGGTCGTCAGCGAGGACGAGTACGAGCGGTGGCTCGAGAACCCGGAGTCGGCGCTGAACGAATCGGAAGCGAACGAGTCGTCGGCGAACGGATCGGCGACCGACGGCGGCCCATGA
- a CDS encoding cupredoxin domain-containing protein, which translates to MNGADGRWTRRSLLAATGATTLGAVAGRVGAESNGTALEQHDDNGDTADSSRDVVVRQEPGNAFYWILPGERRLSPQVFGTAENPRFGSDLLESRIEQAKGLPEPLGNAVPQLLEDLPPLVAAPESGREPIEDDENAGVAEQKYVEPNIFSDQAEVTSGAFEITYRDRQPYDTPGEPGDTADAVDLAAQFTDPAGNEYELDFDHVVKPPIPGYETGGGVRVGAWHHGQTGTGSPLMAKLYDYAACWGVGDVYVNGERATTDGFRVFHFMTTQTVRDERYRLAIDEELPLAPEETIAGQIHHTHGVVLPIRPTPEGPVYDPVPTAMELPDGRTQPFIHAMWEQEELVEGPFAEWEFPGQGADGESSDGESDSADGTADADVRLIGEASAWQGAAPDAIADAENPTLQLEAGTEYALVWENGDGLQHNFAIADESGADLLATDLVGEEGATQTVTFTASEAMSEYYCQVHPQNMRGTIEIAG; encoded by the coding sequence ATGAACGGAGCGGACGGCCGCTGGACCCGCCGGTCGCTGCTCGCGGCGACCGGCGCGACGACGCTCGGCGCCGTCGCGGGACGCGTCGGCGCGGAATCGAACGGCACGGCACTCGAGCAGCACGACGATAACGGCGATACGGCCGACTCGAGTCGCGACGTCGTCGTACGACAGGAGCCCGGAAACGCCTTCTACTGGATCTTGCCGGGCGAGCGACGGCTGAGCCCCCAGGTGTTCGGCACGGCGGAGAACCCGCGGTTCGGGAGCGACCTGCTCGAGTCCCGGATCGAACAGGCGAAGGGGCTGCCGGAACCGCTCGGGAACGCCGTCCCGCAGTTGCTCGAGGACCTGCCGCCGCTGGTGGCGGCGCCGGAGAGCGGCCGCGAGCCGATCGAGGACGACGAGAACGCCGGCGTCGCCGAGCAGAAGTACGTCGAGCCGAACATCTTCAGCGATCAGGCGGAGGTCACGAGCGGCGCGTTCGAGATCACGTATCGGGACCGCCAGCCGTACGACACGCCCGGCGAGCCAGGGGACACGGCCGACGCGGTCGACCTCGCGGCGCAGTTCACCGATCCGGCGGGCAACGAGTACGAACTCGACTTCGATCACGTCGTCAAACCGCCGATTCCCGGCTACGAGACCGGCGGCGGCGTCCGCGTCGGCGCGTGGCACCACGGGCAGACCGGCACCGGGTCGCCGCTGATGGCCAAACTGTACGACTACGCCGCCTGCTGGGGTGTCGGCGACGTCTACGTAAACGGGGAGCGAGCCACGACGGACGGGTTCCGGGTGTTTCACTTCATGACGACCCAGACCGTCCGCGACGAGCGCTACCGGCTGGCGATCGACGAGGAGCTGCCGCTGGCGCCCGAGGAGACGATCGCGGGACAGATCCACCACACGCACGGCGTCGTCCTGCCGATCAGGCCGACGCCCGAGGGACCGGTCTACGACCCGGTGCCGACCGCGATGGAGCTGCCCGACGGCCGGACCCAGCCGTTCATCCACGCGATGTGGGAGCAAGAGGAGCTGGTCGAGGGGCCGTTCGCCGAGTGGGAGTTCCCGGGGCAGGGAGCGGACGGCGAGTCGAGCGACGGCGAATCGGACTCGGCCGACGGAACCGCCGACGCCGACGTCCGCCTGATCGGCGAGGCGTCGGCCTGGCAGGGCGCCGCTCCCGACGCCATCGCGGACGCGGAAAACCCGACGCTGCAACTCGAGGCGGGGACCGAGTACGCGCTGGTCTGGGAGAACGGCGACGGTCTGCAGCACAACTTCGCGATCGCGGACGAAAGCGGAGCGGACCTGCTGGCCACCGACCTCGTCGGCGAGGAAGGGGCCACGCAGACGGTCACGTTCACCGCGAGCGAGGCGATGAGCGAGTACTACTGTCAGGTCCACCCGCAGAACATGCGCGGGACGATCGAAATCGCGGGGTGA
- a CDS encoding helix-turn-helix domain-containing protein: MTASDPDLAVYACRSCGEYQFASAPPTCCGDPMTAVDDSVPVESPDEALLMRAVFDISETELEVCRHLMSEGELTVKELTDLVDRDRSVVTRHLNHLSELGMIEKRSRVLADGGRVNVYAHRSAEAVRRQFKLGLYAWMTEAADIVDDLSEDKIERLVAGESDPDSGPVIVERDE; this comes from the coding sequence ATGACAGCGTCCGATCCCGACCTCGCGGTGTACGCCTGTCGATCCTGCGGCGAGTATCAGTTCGCGTCCGCGCCGCCGACGTGCTGTGGCGACCCGATGACCGCCGTCGACGACTCGGTCCCCGTCGAGTCGCCCGACGAAGCTCTCCTCATGCGCGCGGTGTTCGACATCTCCGAAACCGAACTCGAGGTCTGCCGGCACCTGATGTCCGAGGGGGAACTCACGGTCAAGGAACTGACCGATCTGGTCGATCGGGATCGAAGCGTCGTCACCAGACACCTCAATCACCTGTCGGAGCTGGGGATGATCGAGAAGCGCTCGCGCGTGCTCGCGGACGGCGGCCGCGTGAACGTCTACGCGCACCGCTCGGCCGAGGCGGTCCGGCGGCAGTTCAAGCTCGGACTGTACGCGTGGATGACCGAGGCCGCCGACATCGTCGACGACCTCAGCGAGGACAAGATCGAGCGGCTGGTCGCCGGCGAGAGCGACCCCGATAGCGGACCCGTCATCGTCGAACGGGACGAGTGA